GGGTGGTGATGGTGGTGGTGACGGTGGTGGAGCTGCTGGTGGGACCCGGGCGAGGTAGGAGACGGGCTGTCGGGGTCCTGactgtggtggtggtggtgatggTGGTGGTGGCCGTGGGCGCCGGGGTGACCTGGCAGGTCGTCGGGGTGATGGGGGATCGCGCCGTATTGGTGGTGGTGAtggtgctgctgctgctgttgctgctgctgctgcgcGTGGCCGTGGTGGTGATGCGCGCCCCTGTATCCCTCAAAGCCTCCTGCTTGCAACTGCTGCTGCACATGAGGGGGCGGAGGGTGCCCGTGGGCCGTGGCACCGATCAGAGCCTCCACCGCGTCTTCGGGCGTCAGGCTTAACGTCTGCGGGTCGATCTGCTGCGGGTACCCGCCGCCCGGCAGCCAGTACAGCTCCTCCAGATGGTTCTTCTGTTCCGTGGGGCTGAAGCTCGGCGAGGACGGCACGGAGCTGCACGGGGTGCTGATCGGAGTGGAGGACACGGAGCCCTGCGGCTGGAGGCGATTGCACTGCCGTATGTTGGAGCGGTCGTGCCCCGCCATGGCCTCTTTCTTCACctcaaatttcatcaaatcAAAGTCATTGACATATTCCAACGCCAGCGGACTGGTGGGCAGCTCGGGCCCCATGGCGAGATCGGCGCTCATTGTGTCCCTGTTCTTCAGCAAAGTGTTTACCAGCGTCGCAAAACACGAATTTTGCTTCTCTTCCACCTCTTGGCGCATGCAATTTTCTGGATGGGTCTCCGAACGCGACGCGCTCCGGCGCTGGAGCATGCAGAGTCACTCGCAAATGTTCAAACAGgagaaagcaaagaaaaaaaaaactttctggaCTAATGCACTGCGAAAGACATTTGCCTCATATGGACGCACAGAGCTCGACAGCTGCAGTCTTTGGACAGGACCGGAGAAAGTCAAGTCCCGTCGCCGGACTTGAactcaaaacataaataaaaagcaaaaatgagtACCGGACAAGGGCTCCCGTCCCGATCCCGGATACTCCAAAATATGTCCTTAAGCCAGCGAAGCAGCGTTGAGGTGGATGGGTGCTGTGTTTTTCCAGCTCTGCACCGCAGAGAGTTTAGCTCGCACTCGCACTCACTCCTGAGTATTCAGACTGTAGCAGGACGCCAGAGCCCTCTGTACTGTTATAGTCTACGCGCCCGTGACGTCAGAGGAGGCTAGCGACCAGTCAGATCGGGGGAATTAGCATAATGAGCGTTGTTTGTGTGTTGTCGCCTGACGGGATGAAGAAAGGGAGAGTGGTATTTCGTGTATTGACTGATTGGATATGCGCGCCTAACGAGCTGCCGTTTGTGTTGTACTACATGCAAAGTCAAAATGCTGGAACTGGCCATATTTTCAAAACGTCGCATTCTTATAAAAACTTTTACTCTATTT
Above is a window of Labeo rohita strain BAU-BD-2019 chromosome 23, IGBB_LRoh.1.0, whole genome shotgun sequence DNA encoding:
- the mafba gene encoding transcription factor MafB; the protein is MLQRRSASRSETHPENCMRQEVEEKQNSCFATLVNTLLKNRDTMSADLAMGPELPTSPLALEYVNDFDLMKFEVKKEAMAGHDRSNIRQCNRLQPQGSVSSTPISTPCSSVPSSPSFSPTEQKNHLEELYWLPGGGYPQQIDPQTLSLTPEDAVEALIGATAHGHPPPPHVQQQLQAGGFEGYRGAHHHHGHAQQQQQQQQQHHHHHQYGAIPHHPDDLPGHPGAHGHHHHHHHHHSQDPDSPSPTSPGSHQQLHHRHHHHHHPHGHPGQQGHHGVGAGLNVEDRFSDEQLVSMSVRELNRHLRGFTKDEVIRLKQKRRTLKNRGYAQSCRFKRVQQKHVLENEKTQLINQVEQLKQEINRLARERDAYKLKCEKLTGANGFREAGSTSDNPSSPEFFM